Part of the Rhipicephalus sanguineus isolate Rsan-2018 chromosome 5, BIME_Rsan_1.4, whole genome shotgun sequence genome is shown below.
CGTTCGCcgtgtgtacccgaagcttgattctcgatttgtgtttgttgagattagcgctcccagaatgtgccgtagtatgtccttattgttcattgtcgtgatggacgttacatggatcaatacatggatggatgaataaactttatttcggtccctcggaacgcgccctagcacgtacattaaatacgcattgtttcataacccttttttcagtcgaagtttttcgtgttgtatatattttgtgatacattgccttaaacatacagcagtaatttggttaaaaggctttggtggctgaaagatgggttgttccaagcagtaaacatgcagactaccctttgacactgcattgtcctcgtgttagaacttatggtacaagtcctaccctgtcgatgatttgtccatagctatgtttcaacagtcagtaacagtgaagacagatgtagttacattaacataatacccaacattgtacccaaggtcatttatgggtacaattttgactgaattgaattctgcagacatgtgatgccgacctctggatgtcagtccatgtttcctggggtcatgtcatgactagtgggtatggcgggggagccctctccgtcagcacctggaagcaaaacttcggcttgcttggtaagtgctgtcaatgcttgccacattcaagacgttatcactacagctgtcatgccgacctcgtgcaggagactccagctatacattagaaccgtggttcccgacaccagtgcccggacgaccagctcgtggcacccctgataaccactacaacaaggcccacaccgccatgcgcaatgttgtggagtggtgcatcgctgtaagcttgtgcacagctgctcaagcatcattgctgcttgtgcagctctgcacgacattgcgttggcggcacatgagcctgttctcgaaggaaacgacgacaccgacgatgctgactgctgccagcagcagctgagctaccaccaccaccacaacgggagccagcagcagcgcaaccgtgtagtgaacctgtttcgagaactacagggcctgcatgcttgagcacctgcgcagagtacgccgccgcctgcaacgacctcggcagcattgcgtggtgcgtgtttgtctttgttcattgtgtttttttttactacacttcaaatgtttgctacacatatcaacgaaacagtgttctcctatcaatgaataacccccttgaataggttggcaaaaaatgtgaagctcaccctgactcactcgtgaaatatattttgctcttggggctcactcaaactcactcaccaaaattttcctcaagcgaattcactcggactcaggctcactaaaatgttttcacccggactcgaactcaccaatgtattactcacttggactcacagctcgatctgaatctgagtgagtcgactcatgagtgattttgccgacctatgcccccttgtcacgcaacgccatgctgatgaaatgcttcgaccaggttgtaaaatatggcgcttcacactaagcacaagtgagagctcaactgtgaatggcacatggtgccattcacagccaaagtggtaaccggaaaaggctgtttgaatcaggacagcaagatgcggtagctttagtgcaacaagaatcgtgcttgtaaatgaagtgaacaacaagggtggtgtcagaattgaaattttattacaagtatcacgagcaatgcacataaaaagcaaaataaataaatatcctttaaatttaatgccaaggaaaagaatataaaagtagcttccttttataatatacaaatggagttattacaaagtgcctgctgctcctctgcaacaacacacgcgtctcgcagcacgaaagtcattgtattacatgaaaacaaggcacagtcgaaccggtattaattgaactcgctaaaaaatgcaagttgttggttgctgatatgtcttcctctattattgatttctgtttgtacccaatcctgttatctaaacacttctaagcaacacaacacgtattcgtcaacgattttttggtcttgcaatatttcaaaattgttgtgcaacctagacctttcacaaacgcttttctttttttctaggatgtgtaaaaatcgatagaaaacgtacagtgtgccacaatattctacacgtatacactataaacataaggatacactacagtgcactatgtgcatatactacaaaattgctcaatgcatgactttgtataatgagattttaaaaaatgacatggcaaaacatgatttataaatgaaaccacactgtgctatgcacatgtactacaaaactgctgaatgcatcacctcgcacgatgagattaaaaagaaatgacatcgcaggacacgatttaccattgatcTACACGTTActttgtacaatgaaacagcacatcagtgcttctgatatgcagaaaaagaaaattaactgaaagaaaattacagggcaccattgaagcaaaccagcgtatcatagctcgtgatgtgaacaaaataaatctacatatatgtacaactagtctttacaaatcactgtgcaggtgccttccgctgcaatgagggcccgggcgagggtaccaacgccttgcaatttgtggaccgcgtcaccgagaagttgaacctgacgcagctttccaatgatgcctggccctgccgcctggtgtttgcggctagtaactccagcgcctcggcctgccggttgcccccatctcgcagctgcggcatgagctggaaaccaagaaatgtgttgccattatcatctataaatttcctgctaccgactcttcgctggaagcttctgttcgtgaagagtttcagtgtgtgcaacaatttcctctctgttgaaaatccagtgacccaacggcatccatgaatggtgcttggttcaccgcacaaccaacgcacttcatttggacagaccaaagcggtgccggaattcattttcgctcatctcatcaaacgcatctcacgcctctaaccacctctgcatgagaagcaaccaaacagcccttttcagggctacacaatcgtttgcccggctttacgcgatgactgacacaatctccttccgaaaccctagctgctgcagtatgcaaaacatacagcaagcaggtgtaacacaggtgcaaacatgtgcatttgtgtatgatggctatgtgaaaaagttatataacgagcttgctttttgaacagtatatttagcaatagaacattttcagtttcacttttgaagcaattgacaaaatagagaaacatttcaagatgttgaacatttttgcaatgctaccttttgctacatctgcaaggcaggacacctgtttattccatctgacagttatgcatacaactagctcctgcaaccgtttgccaaattttttttgtgcagcctttgtctttatgcccacagatgtcatctcttcacaaacatatgcctgcacgcatgagcatcacctgtgagcatgtaacaccatctacagttaatcaaaaacatcagcgaaacttacgagctggggcacgggaaagatcctgggccacatcctcttcagccacaccagtagcagctggagcagggctcacctgttatagtaagaagtttcttgattgacacactgagtgcaataagaagtatggagtggaagtggacaatagcaatgtttttttagaatgtttcaacagcggcatgctatgacacatagacttcggagagaggggtggagggaggcaagcctactggctacgcacctcactcgactcgagggtctgagaaatgggttggaacacgtagggtgctctaatgagcttcgaaatatagttcgcggctgttctttcgtcatcaccgcaaatgtggctgtttcgcattctgttctgggcggcgcaacgtgttagcacctcagctaacgcggcggccgggtgatccactcgatattgtttgaaaaagtaaaactaacagcgcgtaatggctcgaagcaaacgagcccacttgttcgcagcatacaagtaacaatgatattctaagccagtgcttaccgattcagaccacccgaactatgggcctcgcacactcgtccctgtcaagcacgacgcggccgcggtaatccgaaatctggccgcctcgggtgccgctgtaaagcacaagcgggacgtgtaagatgaccgaccacaatacaattgtgctcgcactcacctctgctgccctcggagtttggcaagaccctgctgcgaatagtagcgctcattcctccatcgggcctgccactgggccctggtgttacgcgcagggacttcttcgttcaaaagcgctactagctcctgccacatgtcgtcccggtcctccctcgtgaacgacggctccagcgggcacgacagcgtcgcgatctgtgggtgctctttcacaaaagccagcagaagctccttttgacgatccgacacccgagaaccaacgcagacgttgcgatcggacgacattttggaactacgtcagccgctacttttctcttttttttcttcgcgtgcgcgacaccatctagcgacgacgtcaaaaaaaaactaacattattaaatatcatcactcaaagctgttgctgtttgaaaaagtgtttgagcttgagaagcaaaaacaataattttctgtaaaggaattatatttattaaaaggcgagaaacgcttcacggtccctgtgccgacgtcacaggatgcgcgtctacttccggaaagctgtccgcttcacgattggctgttctcttcctctcggcggttctaggcgggagcgctgcgcctcctctcacttctgtgacgtaggcaccgcagaacgaacgcggaacgaacagatctccgatcgccccccatagctacggaggcggggcatccgcacatttgtgttactcaCTGaggtgttactacgcaagtattccgccatcttgcagccgatttcagttccagtttcggtttcgcttgctcgcatcgctagagcgtttagcaccacgtctacatgcagaatgggaacatcagtgtgcgtagatgcatctacctactgtactgtatattgtcacagggttgttacgttgacgaaggcagcagtgggtgtgtcgaagatgaaactctttatttggccaaacatGTGGGCGGGAAAAGAGTCAGTCAGaacgtcgtccgtcaataattctgacaagtcgtaaagcgtgtcggcttttatacatgttctatcgaatgttccagtgttatcgctggtggccacgtaatctcttactattcgcgtaccgcgcgcaatcttaacagaaagatccaaaacaatcgtggcgcttctggaacatcgcatcgcggtctgcgcggagcattccaaacagtctttgcgggtgaagcccggagacaacaaaataagacacatgggaatatgatgaacgccaccaagcgcacaccacaacctgaatacggcgtttgctagattgtaacgcgatcacgattgtaacgcgaggggcgactttagtagcaaaaatttggagaaaaagctcgcattgtattcgaataaatacggaatgcaagtaccatgatgccgctgaattgggtttagatttaaagagagctcacgcttaattaaaaagagactgacgcagattattttatcaagcttcgctggtcacacaccttagagcgtagtttctcggccgtaggtatttcattgcgcatgaagtagctgtgcattTTTACGTATgctgtagtagcgcaaattcgacggggacaaagaggacaagaagcaaaaaacacgacactcgcgaaactcgcaactaatttttatttcagaagcagcgcttcatatataacccaaatccctagcgacacagaaatgaactacgaacgctgaatcattgccaaaaaaacctttttgcgcacactcaagcgatagtacacggcagttatgcttagacactttaagatgacataacaaatgacagcgctgGGTAACGTCAATATAAAATACATTGGCGGGAATTCACACGTGCTTGAAACAGATTTGAAAACAACTTGAAGCAAAGTATGACACATGCAAACACTAACTTCAATTAAAGTCCTTCGAggaagctggcttctcggttacttaacgaaactgatgattgactaatgcagccatcttttcttttgttaatgtgaaaggcttcgacaatttctctggttAGTTGGTTCCCATGACGGAAGACTACGGTTGTGTCACTGAACAGTGGCGAGCAGCCACACTGAGAAAAGTGTCCCTTTATGTGAGAATGAATGTTAGTTCCCAATGACCGCTTATGTTCTAAAAGTCGGGTGTtcaaacaacgacccgtctggccgatgtatacctTTCCACATGATAGCGGCAAGCAATACACAACTGATAAGCtacacttaaaggccaactccggcgatttttcgaggtcgatggatctcaatgaaattcgctgggtacgttcatttacacgtttccgtcatttatgccaaattacaggcttgagacgtgAGCAGAttatttgcaaatgaattttaaagattgtctgcaaacgccctcctggcttcccacaattattggcaacattgcgtctgtgacgtctgtattggtaaggcagcggaagtgacgcagccgagggcaccgctaacttcggcgcttcggccgctacagcgagcgtctgctgtgcacaaggcgacagacagcattggtttggccggcgcttcgctggtcgtcccgactgccacagttttcatactctgcgccggcgtgaccggcctgccttgcacgacttccggttcgttcgtaacaacgtctacgtcataggtagacagtacacttggttgggtttcggtttcggtgttgcgcttttttgcttatttaaaattattctccaatttgccgagtatttctgctatcgggcccgtaacaggagcgtctcaggaacgtAAAAgaaccattactttgacatggccaaaaaatcgccggagttggcctttaacaaaCTTTGTTGTGTGATTTTTCGTACAACTACCGGCATTAGTTTTTGCTGCTATGGAAACTTTACGGTCTAGTTTGgaacatattttattaagctTGTTGAGTGCCGAAAAAACTAATTCTATGCCATAGCGATTACCTACGTTTTTTAAGTTATGGGCAATCTTGTGCGCATATGGAACTGACACTAtcttctttctgttttcattacttgtcatttttttctgaaagTTGTCGCGTGCGTGACTAATCAGCTTGTTGGCTGATCTACACAACACGTGCTTTTCGTACCCAGCATTTTTTAGCCTGATAATTTGTTGGTTGAAGCTTTCGCTAATTTTTTCTGGACATGACTTTGTTAGGGCTGCTCTCAAacatgaaaatgctatgccactCTTTACGACTTTAGAATGTGCCGAACGGTAGCTAAGTAAGGGTTTTTCCGTTCGCGGATTGTATGACCAGCATACATGTTCTGCTGCGGCATCTAACTCAACATCCAAAAACTGCAGTTTGTCATTGTCTGGTAATTCAAAAGTAAAATCAAGCCCCTGGCTATTGTTCCTGAAGACTTTCAAAACTTCTGCGACTATTTCATCTCGACCACGCGATTCAATAAAAACCAAAAAATCATCTACAAACCGAAACACTTTCAGTGCAAGCCCCTTAAGGTTTAAATCTATTGCCTTGTCCATGTTTGCTAAATAAATTGTGCTTAAAACCGGGGCTACTTTCGAGCCTATTGTGATACCGGATTTCTGTCGGTACATAGCCTTGTTCCACATAACAAATGTCGACCTAAGGTAAAAGGTTAACAATTCAAGAAAAGCATCCACCGATACACCACACTTATTCACAAACTCTAACTCATCGTTTTCTTCTGTTATACATTGCTTTACACTTGACAATAGTGGACCATGCGGAATGTTGTAATACATATCTTGTATGTCTATGCTGAAGAAACTGCATCTTCCTGGGTTACGCGTGCTTAAATACGAAACTAACGCCTCGGAGTTTGGCAGACTGAAAGGATCCGAGACCTTCAATGTCTTAAGGTGACACTGAAGATACGAAGACAAGCATAGCTGCCACGAGTCCCTTTCGGATACTATGGCGCGGAATGGAACACCAATTTTATGAGTCTTTGCCGCAAAAAATAACTCAAGATGCAAGCTACCTGCGCGTTTTACTGCTGATGCAAGGCGTTGAAAATTACTGTTCTCCAATAAAGTGAGAGCATTTTGCTTAACCTTGTTTGCTTTTATGTCTACACggacaaaatttttttcgacggcTGCCAACGCCTTTTCTTGAAAGAGACTTTCCGGTATGACAACCAAACAACCTTCCTTATCTGACGTAAGAAAACGCAAGCTGTTTTTTGCACCAAAGTTCAGAGTAGATTTAAACCTTAATGGGCTTGCACTGAAAGTGTTTCGGTTTGTAGATGATTTTTTGGTTTTTATTGAATCGCATGGTCGAGATGAAATAGTCGCAGAAGTTTTGAAAGTCTTCAGGAACAATAGCCAGGGGCTTGATTTTACTTTTGAATTACCAGACAATGACAAATTGCAGTTTTTGGATGTTGAGTTAGATGCCGCAGCAGAACATGTATGCTGGTCATACAATCCGCGAACGGAAAAACCCTTACTTAGCTACCGTTCGGCACATTCTAAAGTCGTAAAGagtggcatagcattttcatgtTTGAGAGCAGCCCTAACAAAGTCATGTCCAGAAAAAATTAGCGAAAGCTTCAACCAACAAATTATCAGGCTAAAAAATGCTGGGTACGAAAAGCACGTGTTGTGTAGATCAGCCAACAAGCTGATTAGTCACGCACGCGACAACTTTgagaaaaaaatgacaagtaatgaaaacagaaagaagaTAGTGTCAGTTCCATATGCGCACAAGATTGCCCATAACTTAAAAAACGTAGGTAATCGCTATGACATAGAATTAGTTTTTTCGGCACCCAACAagcttaataaaatatgttcCAAACTAGACcgtaaacaggggcgtagccagaaatttttttcggggggggggggggttcaaccatactttatgtaggttcgtgcgtgcgtttgtatgtgtgcgtgtatatatacgcaagcaaaacttaaaaatttcgggggggggggggtttgaaccccccaacccccccccccccctggctacgcccctgaccgtaAAGTTTCCATACCAGCAAAAACTAATGCCGGTAGTTGTACGAAAAATCACACAACAAAGTTTGTTAAGTGTAGCTTATCAGTTGTGTATTGCTTGCCGCTATCATGTGGAAaggtatacatcggccagacgggtcgttgtttgaACACCCGACTTTTAGAACATAAGCGGTCATTGGGAACTAACATTCATTctcacataaagggacactgttctcagtgtggctGCTCGCCACTGTTCAGTGACACAACCGTAGTCTTCCGTCATGGGAACCAACTaaccagagaaattgtcgaagcctttcacattaacaaaagaaaagatggctgcatTAGTCAATCATCAGTTTCGTCAAGTaaccgagaagccagcttccTCGAAGGACTTTAATTGAAGTTAGTGTTTGCATGTGTCATACTTTGCTTCATGTTGTTTTCAAGTCTGTTTCAAGCACGTGTGAATTCCCGCCAATGTATTTTATATTGACGTTACCCAGCGCTGTCGTTTGTTATGTCATCTTAAAGTGTCTAAGCATAACTGCCGTgtactatcgcttgagtgtgcgcaaaaaagttttttttggcaatgattcagtgttcgtagttcatttctgtgtcgctagggatttgggttatatatgaagcgctg
Proteins encoded:
- the LOC125758511 gene encoding uncharacterized protein LOC125758511, whose product is MSSDRNVCVGSRVSDRQKELLLAFVKEHPQIATLSCPLEPSFTREDRDDMWQELVALLNEEVPARNTRAQWQARWRNERYYSQQGLAKLRGQQSGTRGGQISDYRGRVVLDRDECARPIVRVV